A portion of the Adhaeribacter radiodurans genome contains these proteins:
- a CDS encoding O-antigen ligase family protein, whose translation MYQIKRESVKSRLDWRYIITLLAIASVFLGSTLVKLDVSFFSLYPLRFFGFVGFFVIVLSRKKWADPFLEGFYKFSLFFLILGLVSILWAPNTDLAIKEFGILQTGIALCWLVTRYIDTEEKVEVLIKIWIVGAIFINLIGLYEVTHQQYLINTDIGEKIERLANRVGFLAPRSIFINQNNYAFFNSLTALVLFGKLMKRYRPLIWYAINALSLLLSLYILISSYSRAAISSFSIGVIFFVIFSFLTPNTYKSNILKLGLLLIVTFIGVIVVNDSLLDAMINKLYLVVEKNEVTTDDARINIYTKSINYALDNMGFGMGPGSSLYPLEGIPPHNFFLQILVEYGVVILLGILFILFKSFNRIGRYQNVIANALPAILRSSILVFPLMAVGPSSIMGEGIFWLWLGFIVVYGSISYRKTQNIIKEATQKHEVLPSNLNSSVLQPK comes from the coding sequence ATGTACCAAATAAAGCGGGAGAGCGTAAAGTCAAGACTGGATTGGAGGTACATAATTACCTTGTTAGCTATAGCAAGCGTCTTTTTAGGTAGTACACTAGTAAAGTTAGACGTTTCTTTTTTCTCATTATATCCGTTACGGTTCTTTGGATTTGTTGGCTTCTTCGTTATTGTTTTATCACGTAAAAAGTGGGCTGATCCATTTTTAGAAGGATTTTACAAATTCAGCTTATTCTTTTTAATCCTAGGATTAGTAAGTATATTATGGGCGCCCAATACCGATTTAGCCATTAAAGAATTTGGTATTTTACAAACTGGCATCGCGTTATGTTGGTTAGTTACCAGATATATTGACACGGAAGAGAAAGTTGAAGTATTGATTAAAATATGGATTGTTGGTGCTATATTCATTAATTTAATTGGTTTATATGAAGTTACGCATCAGCAATATCTGATTAATACCGATATTGGTGAAAAAATTGAACGATTGGCTAATCGGGTAGGTTTTCTGGCACCTCGTTCTATCTTCATTAATCAAAATAACTATGCCTTCTTCAATTCTTTAACGGCATTGGTTTTATTTGGAAAATTGATGAAACGGTACCGGCCCTTAATTTGGTATGCCATCAATGCATTAAGCTTATTATTAAGCTTATATATACTAATTAGTTCCTACTCCAGGGCTGCTATTTCAAGCTTTTCTATAGGTGTTATCTTTTTTGTAATTTTCTCTTTCCTCACTCCTAATACCTACAAAAGCAATATATTAAAATTAGGGTTACTTCTTATAGTAACTTTTATCGGAGTTATTGTTGTCAATGATTCTTTACTTGATGCGATGATAAATAAATTATACCTGGTTGTAGAGAAAAATGAAGTTACTACAGACGATGCCCGGATAAATATTTATACAAAATCAATAAACTATGCCCTTGACAATATGGGATTTGGTATGGGCCCAGGTTCTTCCCTTTATCCCTTAGAAGGAATTCCGCCTCATAATTTCTTTCTACAAATTCTGGTGGAATACGGAGTAGTTATTCTTTTAGGAATACTTTTTATACTATTTAAATCTTTTAACAGGATTGGTAGGTATCAAAATGTAATAGCTAATGCATTGCCAGCCATTCTCCGCTCTTCTATCCTGGTTTTTCCTCTTATGGCGGTAGGCCCTAGCTCTATTATGGGAGAAGGAATTTTTTGGCTATGGCTTGGTTTTATAGTAGTATATGGATCAATCTCCTATCGTAAAACCCAAAACATAATTAAAGAAGCTACTCAAAAACACGAAGTTTTACCTAGTAATCTAAATTCATCTGTGCTTCAGCCAAAATAA
- a CDS encoding glycosyltransferase family 2 protein: protein MNADLFFSIIVPVHNKLPHLERSVNSVLHQSYRNFELILVDDASTDGSSEKLAEFNDERVRRFRRDTPGPGGYAARNVGIDNAKYNWICFLDADDEWELDLLASIAEVIKKDSNLDIVSWGWFWTKGEEKKLDAYSKANKHLSTKEFTLIDFLKGPQPIWTGAVSIKTDVLKKAGKFPENEFKRGGDMDTWTRCLWNSKKCLWLNKAMSYYHIDSVNMVTKNIERETKFIFSPFLQHLLGTVSDKNLKDAIKFYQNRYIYIILNGNVYQGKGINYSLLNKMNWNKQGLWLYLKLHINNLKLSFNK from the coding sequence ATGAATGCCGATCTGTTCTTTTCCATTATTGTTCCTGTACATAACAAATTACCCCACCTAGAAAGATCTGTAAATTCTGTACTTCATCAAAGCTATCGTAATTTCGAGCTTATTTTAGTGGATGATGCTTCAACAGATGGTTCTTCTGAAAAACTTGCAGAATTTAATGATGAAAGAGTAAGGAGATTCCGGCGCGATACCCCAGGACCGGGTGGCTACGCAGCCCGAAATGTGGGTATTGACAATGCAAAATATAACTGGATTTGTTTCTTGGATGCAGATGATGAATGGGAATTAGATTTATTAGCATCCATTGCAGAAGTTATTAAGAAAGACAGCAATCTGGACATTGTAAGTTGGGGTTGGTTCTGGACAAAAGGAGAAGAAAAGAAATTAGATGCTTATTCTAAAGCAAATAAACATCTTTCCACTAAAGAATTTACTTTAATTGACTTTCTGAAAGGTCCTCAGCCCATCTGGACGGGGGCAGTGTCCATTAAAACGGATGTATTGAAAAAAGCAGGTAAATTTCCTGAAAACGAATTTAAAAGAGGAGGAGACATGGATACCTGGACCAGGTGTTTATGGAATAGTAAGAAATGCCTTTGGCTAAACAAAGCAATGTCTTACTACCATATTGATTCAGTTAATATGGTTACTAAAAATATAGAGCGGGAAACCAAGTTTATTTTTTCACCCTTTTTACAACACCTTCTTGGAACTGTTTCAGATAAAAATCTAAAGGACGCGATAAAATTTTATCAGAATAGGTACATCTATATAATCTTAAACGGAAACGTTTATCAAGGTAAAGGAATCAATTATAGTTTATTAAACAAAATGAATTGGAATAAACAAGGTCTTTGGCTTTACTTAAAACTTCACATAAATAATTTAAAGCTTTCTTTTAATAAATAA
- a CDS encoding glycosyltransferase: MSSIPFISIIIPTYRDWQRLSYCIDALDKQTYPKKSFEVIIVNNDPKDQVPENYYLPENITVVPESISGSYAARNKGISLAKGEIFGFTDSDCIPHYDWLKNAVQFFEENLEYDRIGGKVELFFSGNQYTVAEAYEIVYAFRQDENVKNGRSVTANMFTKKAVLDKIGPFNQSMYSGGDFEWGKRATLNNFQIGYGSNVIVKHPARKELEQIIKKARRVVSGKKEIVESETSVLQKYINFAYEIRPPFNEFKHIFSRGKQLNFRLKLLVFFTRYNIRVTRAYEELRLVHGAKPVYDA, from the coding sequence ATGTCTTCAATACCTTTTATTTCTATTATAATACCTACCTACCGTGATTGGCAGAGATTATCTTATTGTATTGATGCCTTAGACAAACAAACTTACCCAAAAAAATCTTTTGAGGTAATTATTGTGAATAATGATCCGAAAGATCAGGTTCCGGAAAATTATTATTTACCGGAAAATATTACAGTAGTCCCAGAAAGTATTTCTGGCTCTTACGCTGCTCGTAATAAGGGAATTAGCTTAGCTAAAGGTGAAATATTTGGGTTTACTGATTCAGATTGCATACCTCATTATGATTGGTTAAAAAATGCTGTCCAATTTTTTGAGGAAAACCTGGAATATGATAGGATTGGTGGGAAAGTTGAATTGTTTTTTTCTGGAAATCAATATACGGTAGCAGAAGCTTACGAAATAGTGTATGCTTTTCGGCAAGATGAAAATGTAAAAAATGGAAGGTCGGTTACGGCTAACATGTTTACTAAAAAGGCAGTTTTAGATAAAATAGGTCCTTTTAATCAAAGTATGTATTCTGGAGGTGATTTTGAATGGGGTAAAAGAGCAACATTAAATAACTTTCAGATAGGTTATGGTTCTAATGTAATTGTAAAGCACCCAGCAAGAAAAGAATTAGAACAAATAATAAAAAAAGCTCGTCGGGTTGTATCTGGTAAAAAAGAAATTGTGGAGTCAGAAACAAGTGTTCTGCAGAAATACATAAATTTTGCTTATGAGATTCGGCCACCATTTAACGAGTTCAAACATATTTTTTCCCGGGGCAAGCAGCTTAACTTCCGGCTGAAATTATTGGTATTTTTTACCAGATATAACATTAGGGTTACCCGGGCCTACGAAGAACTACGTTTAGTGCATGGTGCTAAACCAGTTTACGACGCTTAA
- a CDS encoding lipopolysaccharide biosynthesis protein translates to MDSQNLKGKVVTGVFWNVVQLLINRSFDFAIKLILARLLFPNQFGIVGMATVFTSFVQVFNDLGIGAALVQRKEEQLKEVHYHTSFWTGVIWSVAIYLIIFFIVAPLAAVFYKEPILSSIIPVLSLGVLSSPINLVHNAQLTKQMNFKKLAFISNVSTIFSGVLALILAYMGFGVWALVFNSVATFIVAMPLYFRATGWYPKFMWDKQAFHDIFGFGVYTTGTNLFNNLIQKIDYLLIGKLLTASALGTYTLAFVLTDTFRSQLMNIMNKVMYPVYGKKQDDPLSLKRYYLNVVKYNSIVIYPIMVCLVVLGEPFIINFFGTKWHDTILPLQILALSVMVHMMVNSHGSLIRGLGKPKLEMNLQLFKALFLYVPLISLGIYKYGIIGAAYAYLVNKALEVIIAQYFLKKLLNISFGELLSNLKGPLIASVVAYLVGYFLYNAKLHFVLCGIGLMISYAGVIWLFMKSELNLQIQQFKNRKKKQIAV, encoded by the coding sequence ATGGATTCTCAAAATCTGAAAGGGAAAGTAGTAACGGGTGTATTTTGGAATGTTGTTCAACTTCTTATAAATAGATCATTCGATTTTGCCATCAAGCTTATTTTAGCAAGGCTTCTATTCCCAAACCAATTTGGGATTGTTGGCATGGCAACTGTGTTTACCAGCTTCGTGCAGGTATTTAATGATTTAGGAATTGGCGCAGCCCTCGTACAACGAAAAGAAGAACAATTAAAAGAAGTACATTATCATACTTCCTTTTGGACGGGAGTAATATGGTCAGTAGCTATTTATTTAATAATATTTTTTATTGTAGCTCCCTTAGCGGCTGTTTTTTACAAAGAGCCTATTTTAAGCAGCATTATTCCGGTTTTAAGTTTAGGAGTATTATCCAGTCCTATAAATCTAGTTCATAATGCTCAATTAACGAAACAAATGAATTTTAAGAAGCTTGCTTTCATTAGTAATGTTTCTACTATTTTTTCAGGAGTTTTGGCTTTAATTTTAGCTTACATGGGCTTTGGAGTATGGGCTTTGGTATTTAATTCGGTTGCAACCTTTATTGTTGCTATGCCTTTATACTTTAGAGCAACCGGCTGGTATCCTAAATTCATGTGGGACAAACAAGCATTCCACGATATATTTGGCTTTGGAGTTTATACTACCGGAACAAATCTATTCAACAACCTGATTCAGAAAATTGATTATTTGTTGATTGGTAAGTTATTGACTGCCTCTGCTTTGGGTACGTATACGCTGGCGTTTGTACTTACTGATACTTTTAGAAGTCAGTTAATGAACATTATGAATAAAGTGATGTATCCCGTTTACGGCAAGAAGCAGGATGATCCTCTATCCCTTAAGCGCTATTATCTAAATGTTGTAAAATATAACAGTATTGTTATTTATCCCATAATGGTTTGTTTAGTTGTTCTTGGTGAGCCTTTCATCATCAACTTTTTCGGGACAAAATGGCATGACACTATTTTACCTTTGCAAATATTAGCCTTATCTGTTATGGTACATATGATGGTTAACAGCCATGGTTCGTTAATTCGCGGATTAGGTAAGCCAAAATTAGAAATGAATCTGCAGCTTTTTAAAGCTTTATTCCTCTATGTACCCTTAATTTCATTAGGTATATACAAGTACGGTATAATTGGAGCAGCCTATGCCTACCTGGTAAATAAAGCCTTAGAGGTAATAATAGCTCAATATTTTCTAAAAAAACTGTTAAATATATCTTTTGGAGAGTTATTATCTAATTTAAAAGGACCTTTAATAGCTAGTGTAGTTGCTTATCTTGTAGGTTATTTCCTTTACAATGCTAAATTACATTTTGTGTTATGCGGTATTGGTTTAATGATTAGCTACGCAGGAGTAATTTGGCTATTTATGAAATCTGAATTGAATTTACAGATTCAACAATTTAAGAATCGTAAAAAGAAGCAAATTGCAGTATAA
- a CDS encoding GumC family protein: MANREVLPFETEQVSLKSVLNKYSKYWPLFLASVVLCLGLAYFYLLYATPEYTIVSTIQIKDDKKDPNGSKGEAFNDLDIFQSTRSVHNEIQVFKAKSLMVRVLKELSMNTTYFIDGPIKEKEVYVNYLPIKVAVNQFNPLAYDNNLITIRLEDKNTFTLKDAQGVKAYKIGQQITKPYATFTVLANSLSAASEIKDIKIKFNNLDKLATAYNTKLEVAPVTKETNVLSITLTDAVPEKGRDIVNKLIEVYNKEAIEDKNIIATNTVQFIDARLKDLTAELSNVEKQVESYKKQKVVTDVVTEAQLSINNASDYNRELTDWGIQIDVLNSLENYLKSQKGRYELAPSNLNIKDPTLLDLISRFNSLQLERQRMLRTTQPDNPLVLNINEQLSNLQANMLENLKNIKSGLVITRNKLRSNLAQNASRIKQVPSMERDLLEINRQQGIKQALYQYLLQKREEAALSLAATVSISRIIDPPFAGDAPTKPKKPLILLLAFIVGMGLPFAFVVIKDSFNDRVQEFKDVELVTTAPLLGEISHNDTRETLVVTDKSRSLVAELFRHNRANLQLATLGQDNKVILVTSSMSGEGKTFFSLNLASSLALAGKKVAVVDFDLRKSGLTESLGIPNEKGISNYLNSEISAIDDIIVALQTVTGLYAVGSGPIPYNPAELMMLPKVGELIEELKDRFDHIVLDTSPVGQVADALSLSPYIDSTIYLMRYNYTLKDQVNIIEDIYKNNKLKNLMMVLNDAKKQKGYGGYGYGYTDEKNESWKIKPRNRAKA; the protein is encoded by the coding sequence ATGGCTAATAGAGAAGTCCTTCCATTTGAAACAGAGCAAGTTAGCTTAAAGAGCGTACTAAATAAATATTCAAAGTACTGGCCCCTTTTTTTGGCATCCGTTGTACTCTGCTTAGGTTTAGCTTATTTTTACTTACTGTATGCTACGCCCGAGTATACAATAGTAAGTACTATTCAAATAAAAGACGATAAAAAAGATCCGAATGGTTCTAAAGGAGAAGCTTTTAACGATTTAGATATTTTTCAATCGACTAGAAGCGTTCACAACGAAATTCAGGTATTTAAAGCAAAAAGCCTGATGGTTAGAGTGCTTAAGGAGCTTTCTATGAATACTACTTATTTTATAGATGGCCCAATTAAAGAAAAAGAGGTATACGTTAATTATTTGCCAATTAAAGTTGCTGTAAATCAGTTCAACCCTTTAGCATATGACAACAACTTAATTACCATTCGCTTAGAAGACAAGAATACTTTTACCTTAAAAGATGCTCAAGGTGTTAAAGCCTATAAAATAGGTCAGCAAATTACTAAGCCATACGCTACTTTTACCGTTTTGGCTAATTCCCTTAGCGCAGCCAGTGAAATTAAAGATATCAAAATTAAATTTAACAATTTAGATAAACTTGCTACCGCTTATAATACCAAACTTGAGGTAGCTCCTGTTACAAAAGAGACTAATGTTCTTTCTATAACTTTAACGGATGCAGTACCCGAAAAAGGAAGAGATATTGTAAATAAACTGATTGAAGTTTACAATAAAGAGGCTATAGAAGATAAGAATATTATTGCTACTAATACAGTTCAATTTATTGATGCACGTTTAAAAGACTTAACCGCTGAACTATCTAATGTTGAAAAACAAGTAGAAAGCTACAAAAAACAAAAAGTAGTTACAGATGTAGTAACCGAAGCTCAATTATCAATAAACAATGCCAGCGATTATAATCGCGAATTAACAGACTGGGGTATTCAGATAGATGTTCTTAATTCACTGGAGAATTATCTTAAGAGCCAAAAAGGAAGATATGAATTGGCTCCTAGTAATTTAAATATCAAAGATCCTACTCTACTGGATTTAATCTCAAGATTTAATTCTTTGCAATTGGAGCGGCAACGTATGTTGCGCACAACTCAACCCGACAATCCTTTGGTTTTAAACATAAACGAGCAGTTAAGTAATTTACAGGCTAATATGTTAGAAAACCTTAAGAACATTAAGAGTGGTTTAGTTATTACCCGGAATAAGCTGCGTTCCAATTTAGCTCAAAATGCTTCCAGAATAAAGCAGGTACCTTCTATGGAACGTGATTTACTGGAAATTAACAGACAACAAGGCATTAAACAAGCGCTTTATCAATATCTGTTACAGAAACGTGAAGAAGCGGCTCTTTCTTTAGCTGCCACGGTTTCCATCTCGCGTATTATAGATCCACCTTTTGCTGGTGATGCCCCAACTAAACCTAAAAAGCCTCTGATTTTGTTATTAGCCTTTATAGTTGGCATGGGCCTTCCTTTCGCCTTCGTTGTAATAAAAGATAGCTTTAATGATAGAGTTCAGGAGTTTAAGGATGTGGAACTTGTTACAACTGCTCCTTTACTCGGTGAAATATCGCATAATGATACCAGAGAGACCTTAGTAGTAACAGATAAGAGCAGAAGTTTGGTTGCCGAATTGTTTCGGCATAACCGGGCGAACTTGCAGTTGGCTACTCTAGGCCAGGATAACAAAGTTATTCTTGTTACTTCGAGCATGTCCGGTGAAGGCAAAACCTTCTTTAGTTTAAACTTAGCTTCGAGCTTAGCTTTAGCGGGTAAAAAAGTAGCTGTTGTAGATTTTGATTTAAGAAAGTCCGGATTAACAGAAAGCTTAGGTATTCCAAATGAAAAAGGGATTAGCAATTACCTGAACTCAGAGATATCCGCTATAGATGATATTATAGTAGCTCTTCAAACAGTTACCGGGTTGTATGCGGTTGGTTCTGGCCCTATTCCTTACAATCCGGCAGAGTTAATGATGTTGCCTAAAGTAGGAGAATTAATAGAAGAATTAAAGGATAGGTTTGATCATATTGTATTAGATACCTCACCGGTTGGACAAGTAGCAGATGCTTTATCACTTTCGCCTTACATTGATTCTACCATCTATTTAATGCGCTATAATTATACTCTAAAAGACCAGGTAAACATAATTGAAGACATTTATAAGAACAATAAGTTAAAAAATCTTATGATGGTCTTAAACGACGCTAAAAAACAAAAAGGTTATGGCGGTTATGGCTACGGCTATACTGACGAAAAAAATGAATCCTGGAAAATTAAACCAAGAAACAGAGCCAAAGCTTAA
- a CDS encoding polysaccharide biosynthesis/export family protein yields MNKSFYLIIFVFLFSCGPSRNLVYFSDLQENTDQSTKILNSVDPKIQPDDLLGISVSTLNPESNALFNSGILLPPTVNNSNNTNTNLVKEGFLVDKNGFISYPVLGQIKLGGLSKEEATKKMIAELKRYIKGEPIVNIRYLNFKVTVIGEVNRPSTISVPTEKINVLEALGMAGDMTVYGKRENVLIIREKEGKRNITRVNLNTKETLNSPYFYLQQNDVVYVEPVVGKYRATQANTNRNLSTILVGATSLLTLIITRFF; encoded by the coding sequence ATGAACAAGTCATTTTATCTAATCATTTTTGTTTTTTTATTTTCTTGTGGTCCTAGCCGGAACCTGGTATACTTTAGCGATTTGCAAGAAAATACCGACCAGAGTACAAAAATACTTAATTCCGTAGATCCTAAAATTCAGCCTGACGATCTTTTAGGCATTAGTGTGAGTACGTTAAACCCTGAATCAAATGCATTATTTAACAGCGGTATCTTACTCCCCCCTACTGTTAACAACTCTAATAATACGAATACCAACTTAGTAAAAGAAGGATTTTTAGTTGATAAAAATGGCTTTATCAGTTACCCGGTTTTGGGTCAGATTAAATTAGGGGGATTGTCTAAGGAAGAAGCCACTAAAAAAATGATAGCTGAACTTAAAAGATACATTAAAGGGGAACCAATTGTTAATATCCGTTATTTAAACTTTAAAGTGACTGTTATTGGTGAAGTAAACAGACCGTCTACTATTAGTGTACCAACCGAAAAAATTAATGTATTAGAAGCTTTAGGTATGGCTGGCGATATGACAGTTTACGGAAAAAGAGAAAATGTATTAATCATCCGGGAGAAAGAAGGTAAACGAAATATTACTCGTGTTAATTTAAACACCAAAGAGACTCTTAATTCACCTTATTTTTACTTACAACAAAACGATGTTGTGTATGTAGAACCTGTTGTGGGTAAATACAGAGCAACTCAAGCTAATACGAACAGAAACCTTTCAACCATATTAGTTGGAGCTACCTCCCTACTCACACTTATTATTACGAGATTTTTTTAA
- a CDS encoding META domain-containing protein, protein MRFILYKATLTTIFLLLFSCSVNNKKSYINNVTLESGKWILINLNSQEVIKQNADRPIYLEFNVTDQKLTGFAGCNRLFGAFNSKGSAIAFSQIGSTKMICPDANIETDFISGLQQITRYQIDGEKLLLYNRTNLLLTLRLLTD, encoded by the coding sequence ATGAGATTCATACTTTACAAAGCAACGTTAACAACTATTTTCTTGCTACTATTTAGTTGTTCGGTTAATAACAAGAAGAGTTATATTAACAATGTTACTCTGGAAAGTGGTAAGTGGATATTAATAAATTTAAACAGCCAGGAAGTAATTAAGCAAAATGCAGATCGGCCAATTTACTTGGAATTTAATGTAACGGACCAAAAATTAACCGGATTTGCTGGATGTAACCGATTATTTGGAGCCTTCAATTCGAAAGGAAGTGCTATTGCCTTTTCCCAGATTGGTTCTACTAAAATGATTTGCCCGGATGCAAACATTGAAACTGATTTTATTTCAGGTTTACAGCAAATAACCCGTTATCAGATTGATGGTGAAAAACTGTTGTTGTATAATCGGACAAATCTTCTACTTACTTTACGTCTTTTAACAGATTAA
- a CDS encoding NUDIX domain-containing protein, with product MKIIDKQVIYDGFYKLYKVKLDAEGTVLERELFDTGQAVAALVFDTVRQRYVFVKQYRLATNNDVLEIVAGMHDKPTESLEEATCREIEEETGYTVDKITSIASYYSSPGAFGEKLNVFYAEVSKKSSQGGGLAEEHENIKIVEVAPEDLVNLTIEDGKTIIAVQWALLQKMK from the coding sequence ATGAAGATTATTGATAAGCAAGTTATTTACGATGGTTTTTATAAGCTATATAAAGTAAAATTAGATGCCGAAGGTACTGTTCTGGAACGAGAACTGTTTGATACCGGGCAAGCTGTAGCTGCCCTGGTTTTTGATACTGTTCGGCAGCGCTACGTTTTTGTTAAGCAATACCGCTTGGCAACCAATAACGATGTACTAGAGATAGTTGCCGGTATGCACGACAAACCCACTGAAAGTTTAGAAGAAGCCACCTGCCGGGAAATAGAAGAAGAAACAGGTTATACCGTAGATAAAATTACTTCTATTGCTTCTTATTACTCTTCGCCGGGAGCTTTTGGCGAAAAATTAAACGTTTTTTACGCGGAAGTAAGTAAGAAAAGTTCGCAAGGAGGAGGTTTAGCTGAAGAACACGAAAATATTAAAATAGTAGAAGTTGCTCCGGAAGATTTAGTAAATTTAACCATAGAAGACGGCAAAACTATAATTGCTGTGCAATGGGCATTGCTTCAAAAAATGAAATAA
- a CDS encoding DUF4293 domain-containing protein — MIQRIQSVFLFLIAVALICLLFLPIWSKTDANGQEYVLNAFSLAASNTPSTGNTMATVSKSTIAIAILAILAALVALYEIFQYKNRLTQMKLGFLNTLLLAGLMGSCFYYVSYVGEEIVKTPGRGEYETGFYLPLLALALNALANRFIRRDEQLVRSVDRLR, encoded by the coding sequence ATGATCCAAAGAATTCAATCTGTTTTTCTGTTTCTGATAGCGGTAGCTTTAATTTGTCTGTTGTTTTTGCCCATTTGGTCAAAGACAGATGCTAATGGTCAGGAGTATGTTTTAAATGCTTTTTCTTTAGCTGCCTCTAACACTCCTTCTACTGGCAATACCATGGCTACTGTTTCAAAATCGACTATAGCCATAGCTATTTTAGCCATTTTAGCTGCGTTGGTAGCTTTATACGAAATATTTCAGTATAAAAACCGGCTCACGCAAATGAAATTAGGTTTTCTGAACACCCTGCTTTTAGCAGGTCTAATGGGAAGTTGCTTTTATTATGTTTCTTACGTAGGGGAAGAAATTGTAAAAACACCTGGCCGTGGGGAGTATGAAACCGGGTTTTATCTACCCTTACTTGCGCTGGCCTTAAATGCACTGGCTAACCGGTTTATTCGCCGCGACGAGCAACTGGTTCGTTCTGTAGACCGCTTACGTTAA
- a CDS encoding thiolase family protein — MSAAYIVDIVRTPVGKFGGSLSSVRPDDLAAHVMKVLLERNPEIDLNLIEDVILGAANQAGEDNRNVARMAALLAGLPPETAGTTVNRLCASGLQSIMDAARAIKCGEGAIYLAGGVESMTRAPFVLAKAENAFSREMQLFDTTLGWRFINKKLANLYYPYTMGETAENVAKKWQISREQQDVFAHESQLKYQHAAQNNFFQKEITPVPIPQNKEETLSFSIDEHPRLTSLEKLGALKPAFVSENGTVTAGNSSGINDGAAVALLVNEAVIKRFRLKPIARIVSSAVAGVAPAYMGIGPVPATQKALQRAGLTLNDIDLIELNEAFAAQVLACMQELKFDPGKVNVNGGSIAIGHPLGASGTRISATLLHEMQRREKVRFGLATMCVGVGQGAAIIYEKC, encoded by the coding sequence ATGAGTGCTGCCTACATTGTGGATATTGTACGTACCCCGGTTGGAAAATTTGGTGGTTCCTTAAGTTCTGTGCGCCCCGATGATTTAGCGGCCCATGTAATGAAGGTCTTGCTAGAACGAAACCCGGAAATTGATTTAAATTTAATTGAAGATGTTATTTTGGGCGCTGCTAACCAAGCCGGCGAAGATAACCGAAACGTAGCCCGCATGGCAGCATTGTTAGCCGGTTTACCGCCCGAAACAGCCGGAACAACCGTTAACCGATTATGTGCTTCGGGGTTGCAATCGATAATGGATGCAGCACGGGCTATTAAATGTGGCGAGGGCGCGATATATCTGGCAGGAGGAGTAGAAAGCATGACCCGGGCACCTTTTGTGCTAGCTAAAGCAGAGAATGCCTTTTCGCGCGAAATGCAATTGTTTGATACTACTCTGGGTTGGCGATTTATTAATAAAAAATTAGCCAACTTATATTATCCCTATACCATGGGCGAAACGGCCGAGAACGTAGCTAAAAAATGGCAAATTTCCCGCGAACAGCAAGATGTTTTTGCCCACGAATCACAATTAAAATACCAGCACGCAGCACAAAATAATTTTTTTCAAAAGGAAATTACACCTGTTCCAATTCCGCAAAATAAAGAAGAAACTTTAAGTTTTTCAATTGACGAGCATCCCCGTTTAACTTCTCTGGAAAAATTAGGTGCTTTAAAACCAGCTTTTGTATCAGAAAATGGAACCGTTACGGCGGGTAACTCTTCGGGTATAAATGATGGAGCGGCTGTCGCACTTTTAGTAAATGAGGCAGTAATTAAACGATTTCGTTTAAAACCTATAGCCCGGATTGTTTCGTCGGCAGTGGCAGGAGTCGCGCCTGCTTATATGGGTATAGGTCCCGTGCCTGCAACCCAAAAAGCCCTGCAACGAGCCGGGTTAACCCTCAACGATATTGACCTTATTGAATTAAATGAGGCGTTTGCTGCTCAGGTATTAGCTTGTATGCAGGAATTAAAATTTGACCCGGGTAAAGTTAATGTAAACGGCGGTTCTATTGCTATTGGGCACCCATTGGGAGCGAGCGGAACCCGTATTTCTGCCACTTTACTGCATGAAATGCAGCGCCGCGAAAAGGTGCGTTTCGGTTTAGCTACCATGTGCGTGGGGGTAGGACAAGGGGCTGCTATTATTTACGAAAAATGTTGA